Genomic window (Spirosoma sp. KCTC 42546):
ATTCGTGCCGGCGCTGGTTAATTCAGGATTACCCAATGACCGTTTTACCTTCGAGGGATTTTTACCCCATAAAAAAGGCCGTCAAACGCGGCTGGCCGAACTGGCAGGGGAGGAGCGTACGATGGTTTTCTACGAATCGCCCCATCGTCTGCTGAAAACCCTTCAGCAATTTGCTGATCTGTTCGGTGCTGACCGACCAGCCAGCGTCTCCCGCGAACTCACCAAATTATTCGAGGAAAATCAGCGCGGGCCATTGTCCGAACTTATTGCGTATTTTGCCCAAAAAACGATTAAAGGCGAACTAGTCATCTGTGTTCAGGGAAAAGAACCGGTTCGAGCCAAGGCCAAACGAGTGTATGACAATAATGTTGATGAAGAGGATGACGACGAATAGAGAGCAGGTAGCGCGGGGCTCGGGGCTCGGGGCTCGGGGCAGGGAGCAGGGGAGCAAAAAATGGTTCATTTGCTTACTCCTTGTTTTTTATTCATCAGTCATCAGCCATCATTCATCATTCAGTCAAACGCTCTCCCCGGCCGCACGGGTTAGTTTGATCACGTATGGATCGGGGGATGATGATATATCGTCGGCGTTTGGGCATACGGAGATCCGACTTGTTGATCCGATGCTGGGTATGGATCGGGATTATAGTTACGGTGGCTTTGATTATCGGGCCGACTATTTTATCCTTAAATTTTTGCGAGGTACGCTGCCCTATTTTCTGACGGTTCATAATCTATATCAGGTCATTTATTATTATCAGCAGACCAACCGCAGTGTCCGGGAGCAGCAGTTGAACCTGTCGCCTATACAGCGGCAACGACTGTTCGTGGCTCTGGAAAAGAACTATTTGCCCCAGAACCGGGAGTATAGGTATAAATTCTACTACGATAATTGCTCCACTCGCCCTCGCGACATGATTGCCGATGTTTGTGGGGATAGCTTAACAATTCCATCCCGTTCGCTGATGACCGGTAAATCGTACCGCGATCTGATGAACGATTATCTGAATGAAAAGCCCTGGTATCAATTAGGAATGAATCTTGCCATTGGCTGGCCAGCTAATGAACAGACCGACGGTTGGCTAGCCATGTACCTGCCCGACCAGGTGCACGACCAGTTTGCCCACGCTACAGTTCGCCAGGCAAATGGACAGTCGATTCCGTTGGTGCAAAGCGAACAGACTATATTTGCGGCTCAAAAAACCTTTCGGCAGCAAGTGCCCCTGTATTTAGATCCCGACGTGGTGTTTACCGTATTGGGCCTTCTGGTTGCCCTATTTACCATCCGGCGATACGTTGTAGCCGGCAAAGTTGATCGCTGGTTTGATCGGCTCCTGTTTGGGGTTTCTGGGTTTCTGGGTTGGTTTTTGTTCGTACTATGGATGATACGGGATGACGGTGTTACGGGTTGGAATCCAACCCTGTTGTACCTGATGCCCTTACACTTACCCTTGATTTACTGGGCTACCCGTTCAACAGCTACTGCCCAGCGCCGGACACGTTATTTTGGTGCTACAGCTGTTCTGCTCCTGCTTGGCATGGCGTTATCGAAGATACCAGGCGGTTTCGATGTGATTTTTCCATTAACGCTGTTGATCCGGTGCGTTGTCAATATGCAGCCCGTCTGGCGAAACGAACAAACGCCCATGCGGGTTGCCTGATTATGTTTTTGATAGAATCGGGCTGGTTATAATTCCCGTAGAAGTTGCTTTATGTGAATGATCGAAAATCCTTCGCGCTACATTCCATGAAAAAACTATTTCTTCCCGGTTTACTGGTCATTTGGTTTACAAACGCGCTGGCTCAACCTGTTGAGCGGCTCGTAAAAGTGATTGTCACTCCCGACCATGCCGACTGGCTCTATAAAATTGGTGAACCCGTCAAATTTACGATTTCGGTTTACAAGAGTAATGTGCTGTTACGTGGGGCAAAACTGCGCTACGAAGTCGGCCCGGAGAAAATGGAGCCAACTA
Coding sequences:
- the rsmI gene encoding 16S rRNA (cytidine(1402)-2'-O)-methyltransferase, translating into MKLYLVPTPIGNLDDITLRAIKILQSVDAILAEDTRTSGVLLRHLNISKPLHSYHIFNEHQTVQRLVSQLKEGKTLALVSDAGTPGISDPGFLLVRECIKNDIPVECLPGPTAFVPALVNSGLPNDRFTFEGFLPHKKGRQTRLAELAGEERTMVFYESPHRLLKTLQQFADLFGADRPASVSRELTKLFEENQRGPLSELIAYFAQKTIKGELVICVQGKEPVRAKAKRVYDNNVDEEDDDE
- a CDS encoding DUF4105 domain-containing protein; the protein is MTTNREQVARGSGLGARGREQGSKKWFICLLLVFYSSVISHHSSFSQTLSPAARVSLITYGSGDDDISSAFGHTEIRLVDPMLGMDRDYSYGGFDYRADYFILKFLRGTLPYFLTVHNLYQVIYYYQQTNRSVREQQLNLSPIQRQRLFVALEKNYLPQNREYRYKFYYDNCSTRPRDMIADVCGDSLTIPSRSLMTGKSYRDLMNDYLNEKPWYQLGMNLAIGWPANEQTDGWLAMYLPDQVHDQFAHATVRQANGQSIPLVQSEQTIFAAQKTFRQQVPLYLDPDVVFTVLGLLVALFTIRRYVVAGKVDRWFDRLLFGVSGFLGWFLFVLWMIRDDGVTGWNPTLLYLMPLHLPLIYWATRSTATAQRRTRYFGATAVLLLLGMALSKIPGGFDVIFPLTLLIRCVVNMQPVWRNEQTPMRVA